The DNA region TCCGGTTCGGTTTCGCCTTCATGGGCGACCGCAGAGACCGCATACCCCAGCTTCCTTGCATTTTCCGCAAAGATAATGGGAAACCGGCCGTTGCCGGCGATCAGACCGATTCGCTGCCCTGCGCCGCCCGGCATATTCCCGGCGGGCCCGGCATCAAACTGCTTACTCATCCTCGCCTTCCTGCTCCTTGCCGACCGACCGGCAAATGCCCCGCTTCGTGCCTTCCATGAAGCGCACCACCTGCATGACGTCCTGATTCTGTCCGTAGGACGCTTTGGCCAATTTCACGGCTTCGGCGACACGATGACCGGAACGAAACAGTACCTCATAGGCATGTTTCAGGGCGGAGATGCGGTCCGAAGAAAATCCGTGTCGCCGCAACCCGATCGAATTCAATCCGTACATTCGGGCACGGTACCCTCCGGCGGCGCGCATGAACGGCGGAAGATCCTGCCCGAGCGCGCAACAGCCGCCCACCATCGAGTAGGGCCCGATCCGGACGAACTGGTGGATTCCCGAGAGGCCCCCGATAATCGCATGGTCGCCGATCTCGATATGTCCGGCCAGACTTGCGGCATTCGCCAGGATCAGGTGATTTCCCAAGTGACAATCATGCGCCACGTGGACATACGCCATGAGAAAGTTGTGATCGCCGATCGTCGTACTGCCGCCGCCCTGCACCGTGGCCCGATTGACGGTCACATATTCGCGCAGCACGTTGTCATGACCGATCACGACCTTGGTCGGCTCACCTTTGTAGTGCGTGTGTTGCGGCGGCCCCCCCACCGACACGAAGGGATGCAGCTCGCATCGCTCCCCGATGTCCGTCCACCCGTCGATGCAGACATGGGCGAGCACTCGAGTCCCCTTGCCGATGGTGACGTGTTCGCCGACGACGGAATAGGGTCCCACTTCGACATCGTCCGCCAGCACCGCCTTGGGATGAATCACCGCGGTTGGATGTATTCTCACTCAACTCCTCCTCGCACTGGCCTGGATCGCGGTCACAACTTCGCGGCCCACCGCGCCTCCGGCCGGCTGTCTCTGGTTGGTCGGAACCCGCGCAGGCGCGCTCCGTGGTCGGTACGATCCCGGTGCCGGCTCATGCCCCTTGGGCCGGCTTTTCATCCGTGACCATCGCCGTGACTTCCGCCTCGCAGACCAACTCGGATTCCACGTAGGCCTTGCCCTGCATCTTCCAGAACGGCGCCCGCTTCTTCAGCACGTCGACCTCGAGACGCAACACGTCGCCCGGCAGGACCGGCTTGCGGAACTTGGCGGCGTCGATGCCGGTGAGATACACCACCGGCCGCCCCACGTTTCCGAGCGATTTGAAGGCCAACACGCCGCCCACCTGAGCCAACGCTTCCAGAATTAGGACGCCGGGCATCACCGGACGCCCGGGAAAATGGCCCGTGAAAAACGGTTCGTTGACCGTGACATTCTTGATCCCCACGATCCGGCGATCCGGATCCAGCTCTTGAATCTTGTCGACGAGCAGAAACGGATAGCGGTGGGGAAGCACCGCCTGTACCTGCACATTGTCCATCACTGACATCAGCCCGCCTCCCTGGTTACCGACGACGAGGGCGTCGTCGCCCGGCTCATTTGTTCTGGCGATCGAATTCCTTGATCACCTTCTCGGTCAGATCGACCGAGGGATGCCCATAGATGATGATCTTGATCGTGGCCTCGTTGCCTTTGTCGATGATCGCCGTGAAGCCTTCCTTCTGAGCGACCGCGGACGCCGCGCCCTGAATCTTCTGCGCGAACTCGGCGACCATGGCCCGCTGCTTCTCCTGGACCTCGCGGTTGAAATCCTGAATCCGCCGTTGATAGGCCTCGAGCTTGGTCCGGAACTGCGCCTGCCGGTCCTTCTTGGCATCCTCGGTCAAGCTGGCGTCCTGCATACCGGCTTCGAGTTCCTTGAGCTCCTGATCATCCGAATCGATGATCTTCTGGCGCGTCGTCGAATAGGTTTTCAACTCCTCCAGCGCCCGCTTGCCCGCGACGGATCGTTCGACCACCGCTTGCTGATCCATCATCGCCACCTTAAACGAGTCCGCCGCCGACGCCGA from Nitrospiraceae bacterium includes:
- the fabZ gene encoding 3-hydroxyacyl-ACP dehydratase FabZ, with protein sequence MSVMDNVQVQAVLPHRYPFLLVDKIQELDPDRRIVGIKNVTVNEPFFTGHFPGRPVMPGVLILEALAQVGGVLAFKSLGNVGRPVVYLTGIDAAKFRKPVLPGDVLRLEVDVLKKRAPFWKMQGKAYVESELVCEAEVTAMVTDEKPAQGA
- the lpxA gene encoding acyl-ACP--UDP-N-acetylglucosamine O-acyltransferase, whose product is MRIHPTAVIHPKAVLADDVEVGPYSVVGEHVTIGKGTRVLAHVCIDGWTDIGERCELHPFVSVGGPPQHTHYKGEPTKVVIGHDNVLREYVTVNRATVQGGGSTTIGDHNFLMAYVHVAHDCHLGNHLILANAASLAGHIEIGDHAIIGGLSGIHQFVRIGPYSMVGGCCALGQDLPPFMRAAGGYRARMYGLNSIGLRRHGFSSDRISALKHAYEVLFRSGHRVAEAVKLAKASYGQNQDVMQVVRFMEGTKRGICRSVGKEQEGEDE
- a CDS encoding OmpH family outer membrane protein, with the protein product MKVRLGVIAGAGAAIALWLTSSASAADSFKVAMMDQQAVVERSVAGKRALEELKTYSTTRQKIIDSDDQELKELEAGMQDASLTEDAKKDRQAQFRTKLEAYQRRIQDFNREVQEKQRAMVAEFAQKIQGAASAVAQKEGFTAIIDKGNEATIKIIIYGHPSVDLTEKVIKEFDRQNK